Proteins co-encoded in one Candidatus Omnitrophota bacterium genomic window:
- a CDS encoding GuaB3 family IMP dehydrogenase-related protein — protein MAEWIGINRRARRCYGFDEVALVPGAQTVNPNEVDTSFEFNGKKFKIPILAAAMDGVVNVRFAIEMSRLGGIAVLNLDGIQTRYENPDEVLEEISKATPQKATELIQTVYTTPIKEKLITKRVAEIKKAKAIAVVSCIPANAEKFSKLAVSAGADIFVIQSTVTTIKHISTQYKTLDLVKFCKSIKIPVILGNCVTYETTLDLMETGASGLLIGVGPGAACTTRGVLGIGVPQVTATVDAAGARDFYYKRTGKYVSIITDGGMNRGGDICKAFACGADAVMIGSSFARAHEAPGRGFHWGMATSHVNLPRGTRIQVGTTGSLKEILLGPAKVDDGSQNLLGALKTSMGSLGASNLKDMHDVEIIIAPSIQTEGKIFQVGQRVGMGK, from the coding sequence ATGGCTGAATGGATAGGTATAAATAGGCGCGCAAGAAGATGCTACGGTTTTGATGAGGTTGCCCTAGTACCCGGAGCGCAAACCGTAAATCCCAATGAGGTTGATACAAGTTTTGAATTTAATGGAAAAAAATTCAAAATACCTATCCTAGCTGCTGCCATGGACGGAGTGGTTAATGTAAGGTTTGCCATCGAAATGTCCCGCTTAGGCGGAATTGCCGTATTAAACCTTGACGGAATTCAAACGCGCTACGAGAATCCGGATGAAGTATTGGAAGAAATTTCAAAAGCTACACCGCAAAAAGCCACTGAGTTAATCCAAACAGTATATACCACACCCATCAAAGAAAAACTAATCACAAAACGAGTTGCCGAAATCAAAAAAGCAAAAGCTATCGCAGTTGTAAGCTGTATTCCGGCCAACGCAGAAAAATTCTCAAAGTTAGCTGTTAGTGCAGGAGCTGATATTTTTGTCATTCAATCTACAGTCACTACCATTAAACATATCTCTACCCAATACAAAACCCTGGATTTAGTAAAGTTCTGTAAATCTATAAAAATTCCTGTAATCCTGGGAAATTGTGTTACCTACGAAACAACCTTAGATCTAATGGAAACCGGCGCCAGCGGCTTACTAATTGGAGTTGGCCCGGGAGCAGCATGTACAACACGAGGCGTATTAGGAATCGGAGTACCCCAGGTTACGGCTACAGTAGACGCCGCAGGCGCTCGTGATTTTTATTATAAACGAACAGGGAAATATGTCTCCATTATTACTGACGGAGGAATGAATAGGGGTGGAGATATTTGCAAAGCCTTTGCCTGCGGAGCAGATGCAGTAATGATTGGCTCAAGTTTTGCCCGTGCTCATGAGGCTCCGGGACGTGGATTCCACTGGGGCATGGCAACTTCACATGTCAACCTGCCTCGAGGAACCCGCATTCAAGTTGGCACAACCGGCTCATTAAAAGAAATCTTACTTGGCCCGGCAAAAGTAGATGACGGATCGCAGAATTTACTTGGGGCTTTAAAAACTTCTATGGGCTCACTAGGAGCTTCCAACTTAAAAGATATGCACGATGTGGAAATTATTATTGCTCCATCGATCCAAACCGAAGGGAAAATCTTTCAAGTTGGCCAAAGAGTAGGGATGGGAAAATGA